The following is a genomic window from Planctomycetia bacterium.
CAGGGTCCCAAGACGACGCTCGAAAAAATCAGCCGCAAGGACGGTACATCGAACACCTTGATGGTGGGCGAATTCGACTACGGCCTTAGCAACCTCAAGTGGCCGTCGACGTGCAAATTGTATCCTGGCGTCATGTGGGGCAATTCCCGCTGGGCCATCGGCTACCCCGGCGTGAGTTGGGGCACTACTTACGGCATCTTCAATAGCGACCGCCTGGTGAATGATTCCGACGAGTGGTTCACGTTCCGCAGCGATCATGCCGGCGGAGCGAACTTCGCTTTCGTCGACGGCGGCGTTCGATTTGTCGCTGATAGCACTCCGAAAGCCACGCTTGACGCACTTGCCACGCGCGAAGGCCACGAAGCCATTTTGGCCGGTTGGCCGCAGTAAGCATCGCGCGCAGCTCACGTATATTCAACCAATTGATTCATCGCACAAATCCGTGGAAGGAGAATTCGTCACATGAGGACTGTACGTCAACTCGCCGCAACGCTGCTGTTGCTGGCTTTGGCCGCGCCGGCCGCTCAAGCCCACTTTATTTGGGCCGCGGTCGCGCCCGACGCATCGGGTAAGCCCGCCGCGCAGCTCTGGTTCAGCGAAGGCGCCGCGCCAGGCGAAGTGAATTTGTTGGCCAAAGTCGCGCACAGCAAAGCCTGGCGGCGCGATCTTCAGGGCCAGTTGACGGACCTAGCTCTGCGTGAGGAGCAATCGGCCAGCGGCGGCGCGTGGCTCGCCACGCTCGCCGGTGAAGCTCCGTGTAGCATCGAGGCCGAATGCATTTACGGCGTGTTCGATCGCGGCGCCGGTGCGATGATGCTCGAATACTACGCCAAGGCGTTGCACGGCGTGGAGGCCGCGGATTTCGCCAAGATCGGGCGCGCGGAAAAGCTGGCCTTCGACGTGGCGCCGGAAGCCGCGGCGGATGGAAACGTCAAGTTGACGGTACTCTGGCAAGGCAGCCCGGTCGCGGATGCCGATGTGACGGTCATCGCGCCGAACGACGCCGATCAACTGTTCAAGACCGACGCCAATGGACAAGTTGAATTCTCGGCGAAGGCCGCTGGGCTGTACGCCATCCGCGCCTTCCGCAATGAGCCGGAAACCGAAGGTGAGCACCAAGGCAAAGCCTATCGCGGCGTGCGGCGTTACTCGACGTTGACGTTCGAGTTGGCCGGCAACGGTGAAACGTCGTCGACCGACGCTCCCGTGGCGGACGGCAATCAGATGCTAGCTCACGCCCGTGAGCAACGCGCTTTATGGGACGGCTTCCCAGGTTTCGAAGCCGCGCTGACGCTGGAAGACGGCGAACACAGCGCTCAAGGCAAAGCCAAAATCACCGCCGACGGTGAAGTGGAATTGACCGGCTTTGGCGACCTGGACCTGGGTTGGGCGCGCGGCCAATTGGAATCGATGGTGCAACATCGCTTCTCCGGCAACGGTCCGGAGAGCGAAGTTGAGTTGGTCGAAGAAGCGACGCATCACCCCCTCGGTTCGCTGGTGAAGTTCAAGGACGATCCTTCGATGCACAGCGCATATCGCATCGACGCCGACGTGATCACGCAGGTCAATCGCCAAATGGGCAAGAGCCGGTTTAGCATCAACGTGATCGACGTGCATCGCAATCCGGAAGGGAAATATCTTCCCCAAGTGTTTCAAGTGAACTTTTGGGACAAGGAGACGGGCGAGCTCAAGTCCAGCATGATGTGCTACAACACCTGGACGCGCGTCGGCGACTACGATTTGCCGGTGCGGTTCGCTTTCATCGACGCGGGGGACAACAAGAACGAAGTCCGCTCGCTGGTGTTCAGCGATCAAAAGCTGCTCGCGAAATAGCGAGCGATCACATAGAAGTCGCGGGGCCGGAACAGAAGAAGCCTGCCCCCACAGGAAGCGAAGGTCGAACGCTGTTCGGCCTTCGCTTTTGCGTTGATACGTAGCGACATAGTCGAAGTCCCGGGCATCTTCACCAACCCCGAGCGACTACTTGATCAGCCTGGCCGCTGAGCAGCATTACGAGCTGACCGAGCTGCGCGAAGCGAGGATCGGCAGTGTGTCCGCGCACGAAGCGCGCGTAAATCTGTTGTACGATCACGGCGAGCTTGTAGAGACCGAAGCAATAGTAGAACGCCGGGTTAGCAACTTTGCGGCCGGTTCGCTCCTCATAGCGCGCAATGACTTCGCGCCGCGTCAATCCGCCGGGTAAAGCGGTGGGGCCGAACGCCGCTTGTTGCAATGGCCCCGGATCACTGGGTTCGACCCAATAGGCGAGCGTCGTGCCGAGATCCATCAACGGGTCGCCGATCGTGGCCATCTCCCAATCGAGCACCGCTACAAGCCTCGCTGGATCTTCCGCTGCGAGCAGTACATTGTCGTACTTGTAGTCGTTGTGAATGACGGAGCAGCCGGACTCCGCGGGACGATGCTCTTGCAGCCAGACGGCGACGCGATTCATGCTGGGTACGTCGCTGGTCTGCGATTTTTCGTATCGCTGTATCCAACCGTTCACTTGCCGTTCAACGTAGCCTTCCGGCCGGCCAAAGTCCGCCAGGCCAACCGTGTCGACATCGAGCGCATGCAAGGCGGCGAGATTGTCTACCAACGCGCACGACATCCGTCGCGCGAGCGCCGGTGTGACGTCGAGGCCCGGC
Proteins encoded in this region:
- a CDS encoding DUF3386 family protein, whose translation is MRTVRQLAATLLLLALAAPAAQAHFIWAAVAPDASGKPAAQLWFSEGAAPGEVNLLAKVAHSKAWRRDLQGQLTDLALREEQSASGGAWLATLAGEAPCSIEAECIYGVFDRGAGAMMLEYYAKALHGVEAADFAKIGRAEKLAFDVAPEAAADGNVKLTVLWQGSPVADADVTVIAPNDADQLFKTDANGQVEFSAKAAGLYAIRAFRNEPETEGEHQGKAYRGVRRYSTLTFELAGNGETSSTDAPVADGNQMLAHAREQRALWDGFPGFEAALTLEDGEHSAQGKAKITADGEVELTGFGDLDLGWARGQLESMVQHRFSGNGPESEVELVEEATHHPLGSLVKFKDDPSMHSAYRIDADVITQVNRQMGKSRFSINVIDVHRNPEGKYLPQVFQVNFWDKETGELKSSMMCYNTWTRVGDYDLPVRFAFIDAGDNKNEVRSLVFSDQKLLAK
- a CDS encoding phosphotransferase family protein, translated to MTTDLNATAPIRSGEELPLESLAAYLREELPVSDETLDVEQFPAGHSNLTYLLRWGEREFVLRRPPFGNQVKTAHDMSREYRILSRLYVVYPPAPRPELYCDDESILGAPFYLMERRRGMILRRSLPPGLDVTPALARRMSCALVDNLAALHALDVDTVGLADFGRPEGYVERQVNGWIQRYEKSQTSDVPSMNRVAVWLQEHRPAESGCSVIHNDYKYDNVLLAAEDPARLVAVLDWEMATIGDPLMDLGTTLAYWVEPSDPGPLQQAAFGPTALPGGLTRREVIARYEERTGRKVANPAFYYCFGLYKLAVIVQQIYARFVRGHTADPRFAQLGQLVMLLSGQADQVVARGW